Genomic window (Caldinitratiruptor microaerophilus):
GAGGGACCGCACGGTGCCGGGGAAGGTCCGGACCTTTGCGGAACTGGTCAAGTTCGAGCACACGATCTTCGCGCTGCCCTTCGCCTACCTGGGCACCTTCCTCGCGTCGCGGGGGTGGCCGAGCCCCCGTGTGCTGCTGTGGGTGACCGTGGCGATGGTGGGCGCGCGGACGGCGGCGATGGCGCTGAACCGCCTGATCGACGCACGCATCGACGCCCTCAACCCCCGCACGGCCGGCCGGCACCTGCCGTCCGGGAAGCTCCGGCCCGGCGAGGTGCTCGCCCTGGCGGTGGGCTCGCTGGCCGTGCTGGGCGTGGCGGCCTGGCAACTGAACCCGCTCGCCCTGAAGCTGTTCCCGCTGGCCGTGCTGACGCTGGTGGTGTATTCGTACACCAAGCGCTTCACGTGGCTCTGCCACCTTGTGCTGGGGATCGCCGACGGCTGGGCGCCCTTCGGCGGCTGGGTGGCCGTGACGGGCAGCACCCATCCGGTGGCGTACCTCCTCTGGGCGATCGTGGCGCTCTGGGTCGGCGCGTTCGACATCCTCTACGCCACGCAGGACCTGGAGTTCGACCGGCGCCACGGGATCCACTCGATCCCGGCCCGCTTCGGCCTGGCGCCGGCGCTCCGGATCGCCCGGGCGGCCCATCGGGTCGTGGTGGGCCTGGTGCTGTGGGCCGGCTACCTGGCGGGGCTCGTCGGACCGGACCCGGCGGCGTGGGGCCTGAAGGGCTGGCTCTACATGGCCGGGTGGGCGGTCATGGCCGCGCTGCTCCACTACGAGCACTCGATCATCTCGCCGACCGACCTGTCCCGGCTGGACGCGGCCTTCTTCAACGTGAACGGGTACATCTCCGTGAGCTACTTCGTGTTCACCGCGGCCGCCGTCGTGGCGGCGTGACGGCGTGGCGACGGAGGGGCCGCGCATGTACCGGCATCCGACGCCGGAAGAAAAGGAAGCATACGTGCGGGCGCTGTTCGACCGGATCGCGAGCCACTACGACCGGATGAACCAGATCATGTCCCTGGGGCAGTGGGGGCGGTGGCACCGGATCTTTGCCCGCATGGCCGGGTACAGGCCGGGCATGCGGGTCCTGGACGTGGCCTGCGGCACCGGCGACCTCACCCTCCTGGCCGCCTCCCGTGTGGGGGCGGAGGGACGGGTCGTCGGGGTCGACATCTCGCCCGGCATGCTCGCCCGCGCCCGGGAGCGGGTGCAGGCGTCGCCCTGGGCCGGGGTGATCGAGCTCTGCGAGGGGAACGCGCTCGACCTGCCTTTCCCCGACGGGACGTTCGACATCGTCACGATGGGGTGGGCGATGCGCAACGTCCGCGACATCCCCCGCACCGTGGCAGAGGCGCTGCGCGTCCTCCGGCCCGGCGGCCGCTACCTGAACCTCGACGCCGCAGAGCCGCAAGGTCCGATTGGCCGGCTCCTCCTGCGGGCGTGGTGGGGGACGCTCCTGCCGGTCATCGACCGCCTGGTCGTGGGCGTCCGGGACCCGGACGAGCCCGTGCGGCCGTACACGTACCTGTCCCGCTCGCTGGAGGGCTACCCCTCGCCCGCCCGCCTCGAGGAGATCTTCCGCCAGGCAGGGTTTGTCGAGACCGGGCACGTACCCCTCATGATGGGCAGCGTGTGCATCCACTACGGGACAAGGCCCTGAGGGGTCGGGGGGTAGCGCCTTGGCGGTACGGGTTCGCCGGCTCGACTTCGCCCGCGACGCGGACCGGTTGCTCGCCTTCATGCCGGACCTTTACGAGACGAATTTCCCGGGCTTCCTGGCGACGCCGGAGTTCCTCGCCCGCCGGCGCCAGGCGCTGCGGGAGGCGGCGCGTGACCCGGCCCAGCGCGTCCTCGTGGCCGACGACGGCGTCCGGCCGGTGGGGTTCATCTGGCTGGTGCTCGAGATCGACGGCGCCGGGCGGCGGCGCGGGGAAGTGGCGGCGCTCTACGTCGACCCCCGCCTGCGCGGCCGGGGGGTGGGCCGGCAGCTCATGGAGGAGGGGGAGGAGGTTCTCCGCGGCTGGGGCTGCCACAGCGCTCACCTGATGGTAACGGTGGCCAACGAGGCGGCCGTGCGCCTGTACCGCGACCTTGGGTACGAGGTGGTGCGGTACCAGATGGAGAAGCGGCTGCCGCCGGCCGGCTCGGCGCAAGGCGGGGACCGCCGGGTGTAGCGGGCAATATCAATGGCCTGAGACGACCCGGTGGAGGTGATCCCCCGTGCCCGGGCGCCGCCGGGGTTTCAGCGACGAACGGGTCTCGCTGCTCCTGCCGGTCCTCTTGGTCGCGCTGCTCGCCCGACAGGTCCCCCGCCTCCAGGTGCGCACCCTGCTGGAAATCCTGCGGTTCATCCTGGATCGGATGGAGCGCGGTTAGGAGGCCGGCGTCCGCCTCTGGCGCGGGTTTCTTGACCATCAAAAAAGCCCGGTGTTACAATGCGCCCGTGCTGAAGGTGGGGGAAGCACCCATGCACCTGCTGGCACTGGGCCTGAGTCACCGAACGGCACCGGTGGAGCTCCGGGAGACCCTGGCCTTCGGGCCGGAGGAACTCCCCGGAGTCCTCGCGCGCCTGCGCGACGAGGCCCGGGTGGAGGAGGTCGCCCTGCTCTCCACCTGCAATCGGACGGAGCTGTACGTCGCCCACCCGGTCTGGCCCGACCCCGAGGTCCTGATTCGCTCCCTGGCCGCCCAGAAGCGCGTGGACCCGGAGAACATCCGACCTTACCTGTACCGGCGCGAGGACCTCGAGGCCGCGGCCCACCTCTTCCGGGTGGCTGCAGGCCTCGACTCGATGGTGCTGGGGGAGACCCAGGTTCTCGGCCAGGTGCGCGATGCCTACCAGGCCGCGGCGGCAGCGGGCACGGCCGGCAAGGTCCTGTCGAGGCTCATGACGGGCGCGCTGGCGGCGGCGAAGCGGGCGCAGACGGAGACGGGGATCGGGCAGAACGCGGTCTCCGTCCCGTACGCGGCGGTCGAGCTGGCCCGCAAGCTCTTCGAGACCCTCCAGGGTCGCGTGGTGATGGCGATCGGTGCCGGCGAGACCGCCAAGCTGACGGTCCGCCACCTGGCCGCCGCCGGAGTCGGGCGGATC
Coding sequences:
- a CDS encoding UbiA-like polyprenyltransferase, whose translation is MPGKVRTFAELVKFEHTIFALPFAYLGTFLASRGWPSPRVLLWVTVAMVGARTAAMALNRLIDARIDALNPRTAGRHLPSGKLRPGEVLALAVGSLAVLGVAAWQLNPLALKLFPLAVLTLVVYSYTKRFTWLCHLVLGIADGWAPFGGWVAVTGSTHPVAYLLWAIVALWVGAFDILYATQDLEFDRRHGIHSIPARFGLAPALRIARAAHRVVVGLVLWAGYLAGLVGPDPAAWGLKGWLYMAGWAVMAALLHYEHSIISPTDLSRLDAAFFNVNGYISVSYFVFTAAAVVAA
- a CDS encoding ubiquinone/menaquinone biosynthesis methyltransferase — its product is MYRHPTPEEKEAYVRALFDRIASHYDRMNQIMSLGQWGRWHRIFARMAGYRPGMRVLDVACGTGDLTLLAASRVGAEGRVVGVDISPGMLARARERVQASPWAGVIELCEGNALDLPFPDGTFDIVTMGWAMRNVRDIPRTVAEALRVLRPGGRYLNLDAAEPQGPIGRLLLRAWWGTLLPVIDRLVVGVRDPDEPVRPYTYLSRSLEGYPSPARLEEIFRQAGFVETGHVPLMMGSVCIHYGTRP
- a CDS encoding GNAT family N-acetyltransferase; translated protein: MAVRVRRLDFARDADRLLAFMPDLYETNFPGFLATPEFLARRRQALREAARDPAQRVLVADDGVRPVGFIWLVLEIDGAGRRRGEVAALYVDPRLRGRGVGRQLMEEGEEVLRGWGCHSAHLMVTVANEAAVRLYRDLGYEVVRYQMEKRLPPAGSAQGGDRRV